One genomic segment of Erysipelotrichaceae bacterium 66202529 includes these proteins:
- a CDS encoding formate C-acetyltransferase/glycerol dehydratase family glycyl radical enzyme: MKEFLFYKPEASGVDWKRIDSLRHVMEKRTASICSQRALLYTESFQSSEHEPYIIRKAKAFAHTLAHMDIYIQKHSLIFGNQASANFAAPIFPEYSIQWVIDELDSFDQRSGDVFQIDEAVKQDLRSIAPYWLHHTHEDAVNARLSEDIRLAEKQGVLHRGGISMSGDGHIVPDHEMILKRGFRSLIEEAQEALQGSGLDENQRNYYEAVIISLEGALTFFRRYAKLAEELAEKEADEKRSHELRAIAAMASTMMEQGARSFYEGVEVCYMVHVLQMIESNGHSFCYGRFDQYMLELYEHDLAKHVITKDQALEIITHMFIMNSSCNKVRPYGHTKFSQGYPLYSNLVVGGKKPDGTDGTNALSYLCIEAMNLTALAEPNFSARYHKDTPREFLKAAALLIRTGCGMPSMFNDEVAAKGIENLGIPKEDALDYCPIGCVETGVPGKYGHRATGMTYVNWGKVLEILLHNGVDPASGIQMLSVNGSTGSEITFESYEELWQGWEKLLKFYSDISVECDAICDDALVQYDADPFASCFIHDSMKLGKTLKEGGCRYDVISQSNIGPCVVGNALYAIKQLIFDEHAITWDELLAAMHDNWQSLESAKIHKKIRHAAKFGNDEDAVDKIVKDVFDSYLKLLPSYRTQRYQQGPAVSCYTMSTSNITSYVPNGFVVGATPDGRFAGTPLNEGCSPTQGSDTSGPTAVINSVAKLPNEQVAAGQLLNMRFSPGALAGEENLDKFVDFLIASAKKHIYHNQFNVIDSTTLRDAQKHPQDYTDLIVRVAGYCAQFVSLMPEAQEAIIARTENAW; the protein is encoded by the coding sequence ATGAAAGAATTTCTGTTTTATAAGCCGGAAGCATCCGGTGTTGACTGGAAACGCATAGACTCTTTACGCCATGTTATGGAAAAACGCACTGCCAGTATATGCTCTCAACGTGCATTACTGTACACAGAATCGTTTCAAAGCAGTGAACATGAGCCGTATATCATCCGCAAGGCAAAGGCGTTTGCACATACTCTTGCTCATATGGATATCTATATCCAGAAGCATTCTCTGATTTTCGGAAATCAGGCATCCGCAAACTTCGCAGCACCAATTTTTCCGGAATATTCCATACAATGGGTCATTGACGAGCTGGATTCCTTTGATCAGCGAAGTGGGGATGTGTTTCAAATTGATGAAGCAGTCAAACAGGATTTACGCAGCATCGCGCCGTACTGGCTTCATCACACACATGAGGATGCGGTCAATGCACGGTTAAGTGAGGATATTCGTCTTGCGGAAAAGCAGGGGGTTCTCCACCGTGGTGGAATCTCCATGTCCGGTGACGGTCATATCGTCCCTGATCATGAAATGATTCTCAAACGGGGATTCCGCTCCCTTATTGAGGAGGCACAGGAGGCTTTGCAAGGCTCAGGTCTGGATGAAAATCAGCGCAATTATTATGAAGCGGTGATTATTTCTCTGGAGGGTGCACTGACATTTTTCCGCCGCTATGCCAAGCTGGCAGAGGAGCTGGCAGAAAAAGAAGCGGATGAAAAACGGAGTCATGAGCTGAGAGCGATAGCAGCGATGGCCTCTACGATGATGGAACAGGGAGCCAGAAGCTTTTATGAGGGTGTTGAGGTCTGCTATATGGTTCATGTCCTGCAGATGATAGAAAGCAATGGTCATTCCTTCTGTTACGGACGTTTTGATCAGTATATGCTGGAGCTGTATGAGCACGATCTTGCAAAGCACGTGATCACGAAGGATCAGGCATTGGAAATTATCACCCATATGTTTATAATGAATTCCTCCTGTAATAAGGTACGTCCATATGGTCATACAAAATTCTCACAGGGTTATCCGCTGTATTCGAATTTGGTTGTCGGGGGTAAGAAGCCGGATGGAACAGATGGTACCAATGCGCTGTCCTATCTATGCATTGAGGCAATGAATCTGACAGCTCTTGCGGAGCCGAATTTCTCTGCACGCTATCATAAGGATACACCACGCGAATTTTTAAAAGCCGCAGCTTTGCTGATTCGTACCGGATGTGGGATGCCGAGTATGTTCAATGATGAGGTTGCCGCAAAAGGAATTGAAAATCTGGGAATACCGAAAGAGGATGCACTGGATTACTGCCCGATTGGCTGTGTGGAAACAGGTGTTCCGGGCAAATACGGACATCGTGCGACCGGTATGACCTATGTGAACTGGGGAAAGGTGCTGGAGATTCTTCTGCATAACGGTGTGGATCCGGCAAGCGGCATCCAGATGCTGTCGGTTAATGGCAGCACAGGCAGTGAAATCACCTTTGAAAGCTATGAGGAATTGTGGCAGGGCTGGGAAAAGCTGTTGAAATTTTATTCCGATATCTCCGTGGAATGTGATGCGATCTGTGATGATGCACTTGTTCAATATGATGCCGATCCGTTTGCCAGCTGCTTTATTCATGATTCTATGAAGCTTGGAAAAACATTAAAGGAGGGCGGCTGCCGCTATGATGTGATTTCTCAATCCAATATCGGGCCGTGTGTTGTAGGAAATGCCTTATATGCAATTAAACAATTGATTTTTGATGAGCATGCGATAACATGGGACGAGCTGCTGGCTGCGATGCATGATAACTGGCAGTCTCTGGAATCTGCGAAGATTCATAAAAAAATACGGCATGCCGCAAAATTTGGAAATGATGAGGATGCTGTGGATAAGATTGTGAAGGATGTTTTTGATTCTTATCTGAAGCTGCTTCCATCTTATCGTACCCAGCGCTATCAGCAGGGGCCGGCAGTAAGCTGCTATACCATGTCTACCAGCAATATCACCTCCTATGTTCCAAACGGCTTTGTCGTAGGCGCTACACCGGATGGACGCTTTGCAGGAACACCGTTGAATGAGGGCTGTTCACCGACGCAGGGAAGTGACACCAGCGGCCCGACTGCGGTCATCAATTCCGTTGCCAAGCTGCCTAATGAACAGGTTGCGGCAGGCCAGCTGTTGAATATGCGGTTTTCACCTGGCGCACTTGCGGGAGAGGAAAATCTTGATAAATTTGTGGATTTTCTGATTGCTTCTGCGAAAAAGCATATCTATCATAATCAATTCAATGTCATAGACAGTACTACCCTGCGGGATGCGCAGAAGCATCCACAGGATTACACAGATTTGATCGTGCGTGTTGCGGGATATTGTGCACAGTTTGTTTCCCTGATGCCGGAGGCACAGGAAGCCATTATTGCAAGGACGGAGAATGCATGGTAA
- a CDS encoding family 1 glycosylhydrolase: MAIHIPDDFLIGTSSSAWQIEGTAGKSREQKSWAELFYEAAPEKWHNGIGPQKAADFYHRYKEDIHTMASLHMRAFRFTIQWARFMKDPIAGIVDEEAVVYYQNVIDTIRQEGMEPLISLEHWDLPAVLIERYQGWAGRETLDCYKVYVEEVLKRFASKVTWWFAFTEPNIPIDNGYMDAIWYPFTHDPKTAYQAHFHKILATSYAVECIEQYRNQGCRMGAMVHMTPVYAKSGEIQDVTAAWYADLFHVRLYLDPYLKGEFPAELIHQLELHDCMFTYQDADLKHIRDYRIDMLGIDYYFPIRVQARTQPYTGAFHPRKFYEPWIKEDRKFNADRGWEIYAQAVYDIGMRLKHEYGNPDWLISENGIGIEHEERYRDAQGMIADDYRIAFLSEHLQYALQAKEAGCHCHGYLVWSYIDNVSAINAFKNRYGLLELNLDTGERIPKKSAYWFSDILRKTHENG; the protein is encoded by the coding sequence ATGGCAATTCACATACCGGACGATTTCCTGATCGGAACAAGCAGCAGTGCATGGCAGATTGAGGGAACAGCTGGAAAAAGCAGGGAACAGAAAAGCTGGGCGGAGCTGTTCTATGAAGCAGCGCCTGAAAAATGGCACAACGGCATCGGCCCCCAAAAGGCGGCAGATTTTTATCATCGTTACAAGGAAGATATTCATACGATGGCATCCCTTCATATGAGAGCCTTCCGCTTTACCATTCAATGGGCACGGTTCATGAAGGATCCGATAGCCGGAATCGTGGATGAGGAGGCAGTTGTCTATTACCAGAATGTAATTGATACCATACGACAGGAAGGTATGGAGCCGCTCATTTCACTGGAGCACTGGGATCTTCCGGCAGTACTGATTGAGCGTTATCAGGGCTGGGCTGGCAGAGAAACACTGGACTGTTACAAGGTATATGTCGAAGAGGTATTAAAGCGCTTCGCTTCTAAGGTGACCTGGTGGTTTGCCTTTACGGAGCCCAATATTCCCATCGACAACGGTTATATGGATGCGATATGGTATCCGTTCACCCATGATCCGAAAACGGCATACCAGGCGCATTTTCATAAAATACTGGCAACCTCGTATGCGGTGGAATGTATAGAGCAGTACCGTAACCAGGGCTGTCGTATGGGAGCGATGGTGCATATGACGCCGGTTTATGCAAAAAGTGGAGAGATTCAGGATGTAACAGCCGCCTGGTATGCGGATTTGTTCCATGTCCGCCTGTATCTGGATCCCTATCTGAAGGGAGAATTTCCGGCTGAACTGATTCACCAGCTCGAGCTGCATGACTGTATGTTTACGTATCAGGATGCCGATTTGAAGCATATACGGGATTACCGCATTGATATGCTGGGCATCGACTATTATTTTCCGATTCGCGTTCAGGCACGGACACAGCCGTATACAGGCGCCTTTCATCCAAGGAAGTTTTACGAGCCCTGGATCAAGGAGGATCGTAAATTCAATGCAGACCGCGGCTGGGAAATATATGCGCAGGCAGTGTATGATATCGGTATGCGTTTGAAGCATGAATACGGAAATCCGGACTGGCTGATCAGTGAGAACGGCATTGGAATTGAACACGAGGAGCGCTATCGTGATGCACAGGGAATGATTGCGGATGATTATCGCATTGCTTTTCTCAGCGAGCATTTGCAATATGCACTGCAGGCAAAGGAGGCAGGCTGTCATTGCCATGGATATCTGGTATGGTCGTATATCGACAATGTCTCAGCTATCAATGCCTTTAAAAACAGATACGGTCTTTTGGAGCTGAATCTGGATACAGGGGAACGGATTCCCAAGAAATCAGCATACTGGTTTTCCGATATTCTTAGGAAAACGCATGAGAATGGTTGA
- a CDS encoding DeoR family transcriptional regulator, whose translation MLSTERKLYLLQKVEREGTIHVRDVAKQLNISETTIRRDLMELEQEGKIRRVHGGAVRENLNQILTESREVLMQDRMLINFDRKSRICRKASELVEDGECVFLDGGTSIVPMIDYLQSRPIKIVTHNQLIVQRLHEPVAQIIIIGGDFNIKYHMSEGPMAQNMLNLYNFDRAFIGCAGMDPVSGQCYTAEMGTRELKEIAMKNSNHSYLLIDDSKLFVKGFCKFTNAAAFEQIFCNTLAESVENLPENLCFVE comes from the coding sequence ATGCTGTCAACAGAGCGTAAATTATATTTGCTGCAAAAAGTCGAAAGAGAAGGAACGATCCATGTTCGGGATGTAGCCAAGCAGCTGAATATCAGTGAAACAACGATCCGCCGCGATCTGATGGAGCTGGAGCAGGAAGGAAAGATTCGCCGTGTACACGGTGGTGCAGTAAGGGAAAATCTGAATCAGATTTTAACGGAATCCCGTGAGGTTCTGATGCAGGATCGTATGCTGATCAATTTTGACCGGAAATCCAGAATCTGCCGAAAGGCCAGTGAGCTGGTAGAGGATGGGGAATGTGTCTTTCTGGATGGAGGAACAAGCATTGTACCGATGATTGATTATCTGCAGAGCCGTCCTATTAAAATCGTGACGCATAACCAGCTGATCGTACAGCGGCTGCACGAGCCTGTAGCACAGATTATTATCATTGGCGGTGACTTCAATATCAAATATCATATGAGTGAAGGACCGATGGCACAGAATATGCTGAATCTTTACAATTTTGACAGAGCCTTTATCGGGTGTGCCGGTATGGATCCGGTGAGTGGGCAGTGCTATACGGCAGAGATGGGTACCAGAGAATTAAAGGAGATAGCGATGAAAAACTCCAACCACAGCTATCTTCTGATTGATGACAGCAAGCTGTTTGTGAAAGGCTTCTGCAAATTCACGAATGCGGCTGCCTTTGAACAGATTTTCTGTAATACACTTGCGGAAAGTGTGGAAAACCTGCCGGAGAATCTATGCTTTGTGGAATAG
- a CDS encoding collagen-like protein: MHYEDYDYETSCCDDCCSLSCEAEENPCCCPPGPRGPRGFRGPQGPAGADGATGATGNTGATGATGATGTGDTITIRSTTTAEPGTPAQVHDSGGSNHILDFVIPRGDTGATGPTGPTGPGVGDTGPTGPTGETGATGMTGATGPTGETGATGPTGAKGDTGETGPTGPTGETGLRGNTGATGPTGEPGPTGPTGVTGATGLRGDTGPTGAMGATGETGPTGATPVVTIGPTVTSEPGTDADVASTETADGVELTFTIPRGDTGPQGEIGPTGETGETGPTGPTGATPVVTIGPTVTSEPGTDADVASTETADGIELTFTIPRGDTGPGGGGGLLAYGGKYNDTAQTLNLLIGSQEQLPLAVDMPASNVDLSPVNALQIQESGVYEINYMFNASASVGASVTLSVRRNGTIIPSTEEQHLLAVATESIYSGSVIENLSAGDLLDMAVSALAALTLSLSTGVTVTLSVKRLDDITANT; the protein is encoded by the coding sequence ATGCATTATGAAGATTATGATTATGAAACAAGCTGCTGTGACGATTGCTGCTCTTTATCCTGTGAAGCGGAAGAAAATCCTTGCTGTTGTCCTCCAGGGCCACGCGGGCCGCGCGGATTCAGAGGGCCGCAAGGGCCGGCTGGTGCTGATGGAGCAACCGGGGCTACAGGAAATACAGGAGCAACAGGGGCAACCGGCGCTACCGGTACAGGCGATACGATAACGATTCGTTCCACAACGACGGCAGAGCCAGGTACGCCCGCACAGGTTCATGACAGTGGAGGATCAAATCACATTTTAGATTTTGTAATCCCACGCGGAGATACCGGAGCTACCGGGCCAACAGGGCCGACAGGCCCAGGTGTAGGAGATACCGGGCCTACGGGGCCAACTGGTGAAACCGGGGCTACCGGAATGACAGGTGCCACCGGGCCTACGGGTGAAACTGGCGCAACCGGACCAACCGGAGCGAAAGGCGATACAGGTGAAACAGGGCCTACGGGGCCTACCGGAGAAACCGGACTTCGGGGTAATACCGGAGCTACTGGGCCTACTGGAGAACCGGGACCTACGGGGCCTACCGGGGTCACTGGAGCCACTGGACTTCGTGGCGATACAGGACCAACAGGTGCCATGGGAGCTACGGGGGAAACCGGCCCGACCGGAGCAACACCTGTTGTCACCATTGGGCCGACTGTCACATCCGAGCCAGGTACAGATGCCGATGTAGCATCTACAGAAACCGCAGACGGCGTTGAACTTACCTTTACGATTCCACGCGGAGATACCGGGCCGCAGGGTGAAATAGGGCCAACGGGAGAAACCGGAGAAACAGGGCCAACGGGGCCGACCGGAGCAACACCTGTTGTCACCATCGGGCCGACTGTCACATCCGAGCCGGGCACAGATGCCGATGTAGCATCTACAGAAACCGCAGACGGCATTGAGCTTACCTTCACGATTCCACGCGGAGATACCGGGCCGGGCGGCGGTGGTGGTTTGCTCGCATACGGTGGCAAATATAACGATACAGCACAAACACTGAATCTTTTGATCGGATCACAGGAACAACTGCCTCTTGCAGTGGATATGCCTGCATCCAATGTGGATCTTTCCCCTGTAAATGCTTTGCAAATTCAGGAAAGCGGTGTCTACGAAATCAATTATATGTTTAACGCTTCCGCATCGGTCGGTGCCTCTGTTACACTCTCTGTTCGACGCAATGGGACAATCATTCCAAGCACAGAGGAACAGCACCTGCTGGCAGTTGCCACCGAATCCATATATTCCGGAAGTGTTATTGAAAATCTTTCAGCAGGTGATCTTCTGGATATGGCGGTAAGTGCACTGGCAGCCTTAACACTGTCTTTAAGCACTGGTGTTACTGTGACACTATCTGTTAAGCGTCTGGATGATATCACAGCCAACACCTAA